In a single window of the Manis javanica isolate MJ-LG chromosome 16, MJ_LKY, whole genome shotgun sequence genome:
- the H3C3 gene encoding histone H3.1, giving the protein MARTKQTARKSTGGKAPRKQLATKAARKSAPATGGVKKPHRYRPGTVALREIRRYQKSTELLIRKLPFQRLVREIAQDFKTDLRFQSSAVMALQEACEAYLVGLFEDTNLCAIHAKRVTIMPKDIQLARRIRGERA; this is encoded by the coding sequence atggcACGTACGAAGCAGACGGCTCGCAAGTCCACCGGCGGTAAGGCCCCGCGCAAGCAGCTGGCTACCAAGGCGGCACGTAAGAGTGCGCCGGCCACAGGTGGCGTGAAGAAGCCCCATCGCTACCGGCCCGGCACGGTGGCGCTGCGCGAGATCCGCCGCTACCAGAAGTCCACCGAACTGCTAATCCGCAAGCTGCCGTTCCAGCGGCTGGTGCGCGAGATCGCGCAGGATTTCAAGACCGATCTGCGCTTCCAGAGCTCGGCCGTGATGGCGCTGCAGGAGGCGTGCGAGGCCTACCTGGTGGGGCTTTTCGAGGACACCAACCTGTGCGCCATCCACGCTAAGCGTGTCACCATCATGCCCAAGGACATTCAGCTGGCGCGCCGCATCCGTGGGGAGAGAGCTTAA
- the LOC108400173 gene encoding histone H2A type 1-like: MLFSQSATSPIAKTGRGKQGGKSTAKAKTRSSRAGLQFSVGRVHRLLRKGLRKGLPRASPARDYAERVGAGAPVYLAAVLEYLTAEILELAGNAARDKTRIIPRHLQLAIRNDEELMLGCVTIAQGGVLPNIQAVLPPKKTESHHKAKGK; this comes from the exons atgttattttctcagTCTGCAACATCG CCAATTGCAAAGACCGGACGTGGAAAACAAGGAGGAAAATCAACAGCCAAGGCTAAAACTCGCTCCTCGCGGGCGGGGCTGCAGTTTTCCGTCGGCCGCGTGCATCGCCTGCTCCGCAAGGGACTACGCAAGGGACTACCGCGTGCATCGCCTGCTCGGGACTACGCCGAGCGGGTCGGGGCCGGCGCGCCCGTGTACCTGGCGGCGGTGCTGGAGTACCTAACGGCCGAGATCCTGGAGCTGGCGGGCAACGCGGCCCGCGACAAGACGCGCATCATCCCGCgccacctgcagctggccatccGCAATGACGAGGAGCTCATGCTGGGCTGCGTGACCATCGCTCAGGGCGGCGTCCTGCCCAACATCCAGGCCGTGCTGCCGCCCAAGAAGACCGAGAGCCACCACAAGGCCAAGGGAAAGTAG
- the LOC108400184 gene encoding histone H2B type 1-B-like: MPEPSKSAPAPKKGSKKAHTKAQKKDGRKRKRSRKESYSIYVYKVLKQVHPDTGISSKAMGIMNSFINDIFERMAGEASRLAHYNKRSTITSREIQTAVRLLLPGELAKHAVSEGTKAVTKYTSSK; encoded by the coding sequence ATGCCTGAACCTTCTAAATCAGCTCCGGCCCCTAAGAAGGGTTCCAAAAAGGCCCACACTAAGGCACAGAAGAAAGATGGTAGGAAGCGCAAACGCAGCCGCAAGGAGAGCTATTCCATCTATGTCTATAAAGTGCTGAAGCAGGTCCACCCTGACACTGGCATCTCGTCGAAAGCCATGGGCATCATGAACTCGTTCATCAACGACATCTTCGAACGCATGGCGGGCGAGGCGTCGCGCCTGGCGCATTACAACAAGCGCTCGACCATCACCTCCAGGGAGATCCAGACGGCCGTGCGCCTGCTGCTGCCCGGGGAACTGGCCAAGCACGCCGTGTCCGAGGGCACCAAGGCCGTCACCAAGTACACCAGCTCCAAGTAG